From a single Helicoverpa armigera isolate CAAS_96S chromosome 7, ASM3070526v1, whole genome shotgun sequence genomic region:
- the LOC110370320 gene encoding lamin-like protein: MFRPEEQQVEICLLKSNLEEIENDLVVQRSALPALDAENEQKYRDTMTALRVTRSLNTEIERLKLENVRLTAKRMQLKRQSDDISNSVERARETQSELAKSVEQEAQETELLIRQYEDTLQEIADRFRKTRGYYHEEEVNKETENVNAKVSELEDELQKRQAMVDELKSQLNQLKPSLPEDLLEIIGKVELDAKVKELTEKLEALNDKHKLLVNRNNFMNFSTEKK; this comes from the exons atgttcAGGCCAGAAGAACAGCAAGTTGAAATATGCTTACTAAAATCTAATTTGGAAGAaattgaaaatgatttagtCGTCCAG CGCTCAGCATTACCCGCATTGGATGCGGAGAACGAGCAGAAATACCGGGACACGATGACCGCGTTGCGAGTTACCCGTTCATTGAACACAGAAATTGAACGGCTTAAACTTGAAAATG TTCGATTAACTGCAAAGCGTATGCAGCTGAAACGCCAAAGCGATGATATAAGCAACAGTGTGGAGCGGGCACGGGAGACTCAAAGTGAACTGGCTAAGTCAGTGGAGCAAGAAGCACAGGAAACAGAACTCCTTAT ACGTCAATATGAAGACACGTTACAAGAAATAGCAGATCGTTTCAGGAAAACTCGTGGTTACTAC CATGAAGAAGAGGTTAATAAGGAGACTGAAAACGTCAATGCTAAAGTCTCGGAACTGGAAGATGAGTTGCAAAAGCGACAAGCAATGGTTGACGAGTTAAAATCTCAACTCAACCAGCTCAAACCATCCTTACCTGAAGATCTTCTTGAAATCAT AGGTAAAGTGGAATTAGATGCAAAAGTAAAGGAGCTCACTGAAAAGCTTGAAGCATTAAACGATAAACACAAGTTACTTGTTAATCGGAACAATTTCATGAATTTCTCTACAGAAAAGAagtaa
- the LOC110370287 gene encoding uncharacterized protein LOC110370287 isoform X2: protein MMFVIVNVYSSFILFNIFFILLCPSNLALKVTVYDRRLHDQNTWLQVYTGASYKLHFHSDSKLSFFLIVLDNNDNLRVTPYTNNKMKFYISNSSLSSSASNHFYAVASNLENTFILCITLKICTKENICISPIVVKGRFVSNKTPLSRTDKVCLQSVVSCSVVVSLSNVTTASVLERNGTHVTKTTSSTTTRKPVTSVFGVTDRPEIVASSSNLTATILMVMVPSVVVLLLAIITVTCIRCLRHPRKPTQPAKDNFWNRFYVNMLMREECDAEIRERELRDDIELQYDYVYAGRPRYAPRT from the exons ATGATGTTTGTGATTGTGAATGTATAttcctcttttattttatttaatattttttttattctattgtgTCCATCGAATCTGGCGCTAAAAGTAACTGTGTATGATAGAAGATTGCATGACC AAAATACCTGGCTACAAGTATATACTGGTGCTAGCTATAAGCTGCATTTTCACTCCGATAGCAAATTAAGTTTCTTCTTAATAGTACTGGACAATAATGACAACTTGCGTGTAACACCGTACACTA acaataaaatgaaattttatatttcgaaCTCCTCATTGTCATCATCAGCCTCAAATCATTTTTATGCAGTCGCCTCTAATTTAGAAAATacctttatattatgtattactttGAAGATATGTACGAAAGAAAACATATGCATATCACCTATCGTTGTCAAAGGAAgatttgtttcaaataaaactccGCTCTCAAgaacag ataaaGTTTGCTTACAGAGCGTCGTAAGTTGTAGCGTTGTGGTGAGTTTGTCAAACGTCACAACAG CCTCTGTCCTGGAAAGAAACGGAACACATGTAACCAAGACGACATCGTCTACAACCACTAGGAAGCCGGTGACGAGCGTTTTCGGTGTTACTGATCGGCCAGAGATAGTTGCCTCCAGTTCGA ATTTGACAGCGACTATCCTTATGGTTATGGTACCATCGGTGGTGGTGTTGTTGCTGGCGATCATCACAGTGACCTGCATACGTTGCCTCCGTCACCCACGAAAACCTACTCAGCCAGCTAAAGACAAC TTTTGGAATCGGTTCTACGTAAACATGCTGATGCGAGAGGAATGCGATGCGGAGATACGCGAGCGCGAGCTACGCGACGATATAGAACTGCAATATGATTACGTGTACGCCGGCCGACCGAGATATGCCCCTCGTACATAA
- the LOC110370287 gene encoding uncharacterized protein LOC110370287 isoform X1, which translates to MMFVIVNVYSSFILFNIFFILLCPSNLALKVTVYDRRLHDQNTWLQVYTGASYKLHFHSDSKLSFFLIVLDNNDNLRVTPYTNNKMKFYISNSSLSSSASNHFYAVASNLENTFILCITLKICTKENICISPIVVKGRFVSNKTPLSRTDKVCLQSVVSCSVVVSLSNVTTASVLERNGTHVTKTTSSTTTRKPVTSVFGVTDRPEIVASSSSESHYLTATILMVMVPSVVVLLLAIITVTCIRCLRHPRKPTQPAKDNFWNRFYVNMLMREECDAEIRERELRDDIELQYDYVYAGRPRYAPRT; encoded by the exons ATGATGTTTGTGATTGTGAATGTATAttcctcttttattttatttaatattttttttattctattgtgTCCATCGAATCTGGCGCTAAAAGTAACTGTGTATGATAGAAGATTGCATGACC AAAATACCTGGCTACAAGTATATACTGGTGCTAGCTATAAGCTGCATTTTCACTCCGATAGCAAATTAAGTTTCTTCTTAATAGTACTGGACAATAATGACAACTTGCGTGTAACACCGTACACTA acaataaaatgaaattttatatttcgaaCTCCTCATTGTCATCATCAGCCTCAAATCATTTTTATGCAGTCGCCTCTAATTTAGAAAATacctttatattatgtattactttGAAGATATGTACGAAAGAAAACATATGCATATCACCTATCGTTGTCAAAGGAAgatttgtttcaaataaaactccGCTCTCAAgaacag ataaaGTTTGCTTACAGAGCGTCGTAAGTTGTAGCGTTGTGGTGAGTTTGTCAAACGTCACAACAG CCTCTGTCCTGGAAAGAAACGGAACACATGTAACCAAGACGACATCGTCTACAACCACTAGGAAGCCGGTGACGAGCGTTTTCGGTGTTACTGATCGGCCAGAGATAGTTGCCTCCAGTTCGAGTGAGTCACACT ATTTGACAGCGACTATCCTTATGGTTATGGTACCATCGGTGGTGGTGTTGTTGCTGGCGATCATCACAGTGACCTGCATACGTTGCCTCCGTCACCCACGAAAACCTACTCAGCCAGCTAAAGACAAC TTTTGGAATCGGTTCTACGTAAACATGCTGATGCGAGAGGAATGCGATGCGGAGATACGCGAGCGCGAGCTACGCGACGATATAGAACTGCAATATGATTACGTGTACGCCGGCCGACCGAGATATGCCCCTCGTACATAA
- the LOC110370287 gene encoding uncharacterized protein LOC110370287 isoform X3 — MMFVIVNVYSSFILFNIFFILLCPSNLALKVTVYDRRLHDHNKMKFYISNSSLSSSASNHFYAVASNLENTFILCITLKICTKENICISPIVVKGRFVSNKTPLSRTDKVCLQSVVSCSVVVSLSNVTTASVLERNGTHVTKTTSSTTTRKPVTSVFGVTDRPEIVASSSSESHYLTATILMVMVPSVVVLLLAIITVTCIRCLRHPRKPTQPAKDNFWNRFYVNMLMREECDAEIRERELRDDIELQYDYVYAGRPRYAPRT; from the exons ATGATGTTTGTGATTGTGAATGTATAttcctcttttattttatttaatattttttttattctattgtgTCCATCGAATCTGGCGCTAAAAGTAACTGTGTATGATAGAAGATTGCATGACC acaataaaatgaaattttatatttcgaaCTCCTCATTGTCATCATCAGCCTCAAATCATTTTTATGCAGTCGCCTCTAATTTAGAAAATacctttatattatgtattactttGAAGATATGTACGAAAGAAAACATATGCATATCACCTATCGTTGTCAAAGGAAgatttgtttcaaataaaactccGCTCTCAAgaacag ataaaGTTTGCTTACAGAGCGTCGTAAGTTGTAGCGTTGTGGTGAGTTTGTCAAACGTCACAACAG CCTCTGTCCTGGAAAGAAACGGAACACATGTAACCAAGACGACATCGTCTACAACCACTAGGAAGCCGGTGACGAGCGTTTTCGGTGTTACTGATCGGCCAGAGATAGTTGCCTCCAGTTCGAGTGAGTCACACT ATTTGACAGCGACTATCCTTATGGTTATGGTACCATCGGTGGTGGTGTTGTTGCTGGCGATCATCACAGTGACCTGCATACGTTGCCTCCGTCACCCACGAAAACCTACTCAGCCAGCTAAAGACAAC TTTTGGAATCGGTTCTACGTAAACATGCTGATGCGAGAGGAATGCGATGCGGAGATACGCGAGCGCGAGCTACGCGACGATATAGAACTGCAATATGATTACGTGTACGCCGGCCGACCGAGATATGCCCCTCGTACATAA
- the LOC126056119 gene encoding moricin-like: protein MKFMAFFVVILAALAMFIGTTEANPKVKAGSVVKNGLRVINAAGTAHDAYEAIKHKKQG, encoded by the exons atgaaattcaTGGCTTTCTTCGTGGTGATTCTGGCAGCATTGGCGATGTTCATAGGAACGACTGAAGCCAACCCTAAAGTGAAAGCGGGGTCGGTTGTT AAGAACGGTCTTCGCGTCATTAATGCAGCTGGCACTGCGCACGATGCTTATGAAGCTATAAAACATAAGAAGCAAGGCTAG